A single Deltaproteobacteria bacterium DNA region contains:
- a CDS encoding nucleotidyltransferase domain-containing protein has translation MSEFKQRVLQRFGPRITEIKIFGSTVRGERRLYSDIDILILIENLTAEEKRWVWDEATHINIEKDTILSPLVMTPEEFQKLRDRERRIALDIDREGVSL, from the coding sequence TTGAGTGAATTCAAACAAAGGGTTTTGCAACGTTTTGGACCGCGCATAACAGAAATAAAAATTTTTGGTTCAACGGTCCGTGGAGAACGCCGTTTGTATTCCGACATTGATATTCTTATTCTCATTGAAAACCTGACAGCAGAGGAGAAGCGTTGGGTATGGGACGAAGCGACTCACATCAACATTGAAAAAGACACTATTTTGTCTCCACTGGTCATGACCCCGGAAGAATTTCAGAAACTGCGCGACAGAGAACGCCGCATTGCGCTGGATATTGATCGCGAAGGAGTGTCTCTATGA
- the hemE gene encoding uroporphyrinogen decarboxylase: MNSLQRFSNACFCKNKDRPPVWLMRQAGRFLPEYRALREKHDFMTLLKTDELITEVSLQPWRRLHMDAVIVFADILLLPNVMGMELNFLEGQGPKFSKLIASQKDIDALKPVEPKKDIPFLLSALRNIRKEIKEDAALLGFAGSPWTVASYIMDDFENIGKKNPELLKNTLSRLTHETIVYLSAKVDAGVDAIQIFDSWGGVLSPEDYRVWSAPYIKEIVTALKKRGVPIILYVKESGPHLQTMIETGCDVISIGWETSLEEAKKKALGKTAIQGNFNPHILMQATPDEIRQQTQIMLKTMQDYPGYIANLGHGILPKTPVENVEAFIKSCQRSAVSFQQEKIKR, from the coding sequence ATGAACAGTCTTCAACGTTTTTCGAACGCCTGCTTTTGCAAGAACAAGGATCGCCCGCCGGTTTGGTTGATGCGGCAGGCGGGGCGGTTTCTGCCGGAGTATCGCGCCTTGAGGGAAAAACATGATTTCATGACGCTTCTCAAAACGGACGAACTCATCACGGAAGTTTCCCTGCAACCGTGGCGGCGTCTTCACATGGATGCGGTGATTGTTTTCGCCGACATTCTTCTTCTTCCGAATGTGATGGGGATGGAATTGAATTTTCTGGAAGGTCAAGGACCGAAGTTTTCAAAACTCATTGCCTCACAAAAAGATATTGATGCACTCAAACCGGTTGAACCGAAAAAAGATATTCCCTTTTTGCTGAGTGCTCTTCGCAACATCAGAAAAGAAATTAAAGAAGACGCCGCACTTCTTGGTTTTGCCGGAAGTCCGTGGACGGTGGCTTCGTATATAATGGATGATTTCGAAAACATCGGCAAAAAAAATCCGGAATTGTTGAAAAATACTTTGTCGCGGTTAACCCACGAAACCATTGTTTATCTTTCCGCAAAAGTGGATGCGGGTGTGGATGCCATTCAGATTTTTGACAGTTGGGGGGGGGTTCTCTCTCCGGAAGATTACCGCGTCTGGTCTGCTCCTTATATAAAGGAGATTGTCACAGCTTTGAAAAAGCGCGGCGTGCCGATCATTCTTTACGTGAAGGAGAGCGGACCACATCTTCAGACCATGATTGAAACTGGATGCGATGTTATTTCGATCGGATGGGAAACCTCTTTGGAGGAGGCCAAGAAAAAAGCGTTGGGCAAAACCGCCATTCAGGGAAATTTCAATCCACACATCCTAATGCAAGCGACACCCGACGAAATCCGGCAACAAACTCAAATCATGTTAAAGACCATGCAAGACTATCCCGGCTACATCGCCAACCTAGGCCACGGCATTTTGCCCAAAACACCGGTGGAAAATGTGGAAGCATTCATAAAAAGCTGTCAGCGATCAGCTGTCAGCTTTCAGCAGGAAAAGATAAAACGATGA
- a CDS encoding PilZ domain-containing protein, whose translation MTQEKRKHRRFEMELPVTLRTHGKLIPAATLDISLGGICLLTDLQHEIKNGPVEVVVDLNSDLRDISLKGKVLRSQNSIEKKVAIEFNSPSSGLKSLKTFLSQK comes from the coding sequence ATGACACAAGAAAAACGCAAACATCGCCGATTTGAAATGGAACTTCCTGTTACACTCCGCACACACGGAAAACTTATTCCCGCCGCAACTCTCGATATCAGTCTCGGTGGCATTTGTCTTCTCACCGATCTGCAACACGAAATAAAAAATGGCCCCGTTGAAGTGGTTGTCGATTTGAATTCCGACCTGCGTGATATTTCTTTAAAAGGAAAAGTCTTGCGTTCTCAAAACAGTATTGAAAAAAAAGTGGCCATTGAATTCAATTCTCCCTCTTCAGGTCTGAAAAGTTTGAAAACATTTCTCTCGCAAAAATAA
- a CDS encoding NAD(P)-dependent glycerol-3-phosphate dehydrogenase: MKIGVMGAGSWGTALASLLSEGEGEAVLWAFEPEVVESINQKHRNALYFPEVPLPEVLKASSDLQSLVETSDILVNAIPSHLTRPVWGKVAPFVKKGAIIVNASKGFEFDTDKRLSEVFRELFPDRPEGLFVALSGPSFAKEVLLHQPTTVVIAGKDQKVMKKIQKLFRREWFLTYLNHDVIGVEVGGAVKNVLAIASGICEGMGLGYNTRAALITRGLYEITKLGKAMGANPLTFAGLSGMGDLILTCTGELSRNRSLGLKLGCGEKLPDIMKKMKNVAEGVKTSKVVYDLIQKYKINNPVCVEIYRILYEGKLPSQAVKDLLAIDLYEELGGLLK; this comes from the coding sequence ATGAAAATAGGCGTGATGGGTGCTGGCAGTTGGGGGACGGCTCTTGCCTCCTTGTTATCCGAAGGGGAGGGGGAGGCGGTCCTGTGGGCGTTTGAACCGGAGGTGGTTGAAAGTATTAACCAAAAGCACCGGAATGCCCTCTATTTTCCGGAAGTCCCTTTGCCCGAGGTCCTGAAAGCCTCCTCCGATTTGCAATCCCTCGTTGAGACATCGGACATTCTTGTCAACGCAATTCCCTCCCACCTTACCCGTCCTGTTTGGGGAAAAGTGGCTCCTTTTGTAAAAAAAGGGGCGATTATTGTCAATGCCTCGAAGGGTTTTGAGTTTGATACCGACAAAAGACTTTCGGAGGTTTTTCGGGAACTTTTCCCCGATCGGCCCGAAGGATTATTTGTTGCGTTATCCGGCCCCAGTTTTGCCAAAGAAGTTTTGCTCCATCAACCCACAACCGTGGTGATTGCGGGCAAAGATCAAAAGGTAATGAAAAAAATTCAAAAACTTTTTCGACGCGAATGGTTTTTAACTTATTTAAATCATGACGTGATTGGTGTGGAAGTAGGAGGAGCGGTAAAAAATGTGCTCGCGATTGCGAGTGGCATTTGCGAGGGGATGGGACTCGGCTACAACACACGCGCGGCGCTGATTACACGGGGGTTGTATGAAATAACAAAGTTGGGAAAGGCGATGGGCGCCAATCCGCTGACATTCGCGGGTTTAAGCGGGATGGGGGATTTGATTTTGACTTGTACCGGAGAACTTTCGCGCAATCGTTCGCTGGGATTGAAGCTGGGTTGCGGCGAAAAATTGCCGGACATTATGAAAAAGATGAAAAATGTTGCGGAAGGAGTGAAGACAAGCAAAGTGGTTTACGATCTGATTCAAAAATATAAAATCAACAATCCCGTGTGTGTTGAAATTTACCGCATTCTTTACGAGGGAAAATTGCCTTCACAGGCCGTCAAAGATCTGTTAGCGATCGACTTATATGAAGAACTTGGAGGGTTGTTGAAATGA
- a CDS encoding nucleotidyltransferase substrate binding protein, with protein sequence MARREKLSRTFEKFEAGLIKLKEATTSDFESKFDKDILVEIVTKRFEYTFESMWKCLKEILLAEGIQTESPLSCFKEAFKLGLIDKKQEEVFPFMVKKRNEIVHIYSDEDAYEIYLLIKSTFLEVISNLFEKIRVKI encoded by the coding sequence ATGGCACGTCGGGAAAAATTGTCGCGCACTTTCGAAAAATTTGAAGCTGGTCTGATCAAACTTAAAGAAGCAACCACAAGCGACTTCGAATCAAAATTTGATAAAGACATTCTGGTTGAAATTGTCACAAAACGTTTTGAATATACTTTTGAAAGCATGTGGAAATGTCTCAAGGAAATTTTGCTGGCAGAGGGTATTCAAACGGAATCTCCTTTAAGTTGTTTCAAGGAAGCTTTCAAACTGGGGTTGATCGACAAAAAACAGGAAGAGGTTTTTCCCTTCATGGTCAAAAAAAGAAACGAAATTGTGCACATTTATTCCGATGAAGATGCGTATGAAATTTATCTTTTAATCAAAAGCACTTTTCTTGAAGTCATTTCCAATCTGTTTGAAAAAATTCGCGTCAAAATATAA
- a CDS encoding four helix bundle protein, protein MKDFRELKIWEKSHKLSLCIYKITKDFPKEELYGLTSQIRRACTSIATNIAEGCGRDSDAELHRFLVIAMGSASEVEYLLLLSNDLNLIHRSNYLQLNEDIIEIKRMLGSFIQKLKADR, encoded by the coding sequence ATGAAAGATTTTAGGGAATTAAAAATTTGGGAGAAGAGCCACAAATTGTCCTTATGCATTTACAAAATTACCAAAGACTTTCCCAAGGAGGAACTTTATGGACTTACAAGTCAAATTAGACGCGCTTGTACATCCATTGCCACTAATATAGCAGAGGGCTGTGGAAGAGATAGTGATGCTGAACTCCATCGATTTCTTGTTATCGCAATGGGATCGGCAAGCGAAGTTGAGTACCTGCTTTTATTGTCGAACGATCTGAACCTGATACATAGAAGCAACTATCTTCAACTAAACGAGGACATTATTGAAATTAAACGCATGCTTGGGTCTTTTATTCAAAAGCTGAAAGCTGATCGCTGA
- a CDS encoding nucleotidyltransferase domain-containing protein — translation MIPTVQKYKKVILNTIFQHLTPEDCIVFLFGSQATGEALETSDIDIGILCRDKISAKAFVEAEEVLNTDLPTLRKIDLVDFSSVDKKVRQEALKEIKIWHVGKNCRALSKNLKLV, via the coding sequence ATGATCCCCACGGTCCAAAAATACAAAAAAGTCATCCTAAATACCATTTTCCAGCATTTGACCCCCGAAGACTGCATTGTGTTTCTGTTTGGATCGCAGGCTACGGGGGAGGCGCTTGAAACTTCTGATATTGATATTGGCATTCTTTGTCGCGACAAAATTTCCGCGAAAGCTTTTGTAGAAGCCGAGGAAGTTCTCAACACCGATTTACCCACTCTAAGAAAAATTGATCTTGTCGATTTTTCATCTGTTGATAAGAAGGTGCGACAAGAAGCGTTGAAGGAGATTAAAATATGGCACGTCGGGAAAAATTGTCGCGCACTTTCGAAAAATTTGAAGCTGGTCTGA
- a CDS encoding acyl-CoA dehydrogenase family protein: MNYQLTNEQDLLRKTIREFAEREIKPKIFELDQKEEFSYDITKKMGELGLFGMTCDPKYAGQGLDYLSYIIAVEELARVDASQAATIAAHNGLGVNPIYNFGSESQKQKYLPDLCSGKKLWSFGLTEPDAGSDAGNSKTNAELKNGQWIINGSKIFITNGATRITGGCTVQAITGKTNDGHKEISCILVEQNTPGFIAKEMHHKMVWRASNTAELYFDNVKVPEENLLGRRGDGFKQMLATLDLGRLGIAAMGLGGAQGAFEAALKYAKERKTFGKPISSFQTNAFKLADCATEIEAARALLYKACWMKDSGKEFKTISAQAKLYCSEVMYRVVNHAVQLHGGYGLMEEYPVARFYRDQKLLEIGEGTSEVQRIVISRALGCYQDL, encoded by the coding sequence ATGAACTACCAACTCACGAATGAGCAGGACCTGCTTCGTAAAACTATTCGCGAATTTGCCGAAAGAGAAATCAAACCGAAAATCTTTGAACTCGATCAAAAAGAGGAATTTTCCTACGACATCACAAAAAAAATGGGGGAGTTGGGACTTTTTGGAATGACCTGCGATCCGAAATACGCGGGACAAGGTCTTGACTATCTCTCCTATATTATCGCGGTTGAAGAATTGGCGAGGGTTGATGCTTCACAAGCCGCCACCATCGCCGCGCATAATGGGTTGGGAGTGAACCCCATTTATAATTTTGGCTCGGAGTCGCAAAAACAAAAATATCTTCCCGATCTTTGCAGTGGCAAAAAACTCTGGTCTTTTGGACTGACCGAACCCGATGCCGGAAGCGATGCGGGTAATTCCAAAACAAACGCGGAATTAAAAAACGGTCAATGGATTATCAACGGCTCCAAAATTTTTATCACGAATGGTGCCACGCGCATCACCGGCGGATGCACGGTGCAGGCAATCACCGGAAAAACGAATGACGGTCATAAAGAAATTTCCTGCATCTTGGTGGAACAAAATACACCCGGATTTATCGCAAAAGAAATGCATCATAAAATGGTTTGGCGGGCTTCCAACACGGCGGAACTTTATTTCGATAATGTCAAAGTGCCGGAGGAAAACTTACTGGGGCGGCGGGGTGATGGATTCAAACAGATGCTGGCGACGCTCGATTTAGGCCGGCTGGGCATTGCCGCCATGGGGTTGGGTGGCGCGCAAGGGGCTTTTGAAGCGGCGCTAAAATATGCCAAAGAAAGAAAAACATTTGGAAAACCAATCTCCTCTTTTCAGACCAATGCTTTTAAGTTGGCCGATTGTGCCACCGAAATTGAAGCCGCACGCGCACTCCTCTACAAAGCTTGCTGGATGAAAGATTCCGGAAAAGAATTCAAAACAATTTCCGCTCAGGCAAAACTTTATTGTTCCGAAGTCATGTATCGCGTAGTCAATCACGCGGTTCAACTTCACGGCGGCTACGGTCTCATGGAAGAATATCCAGTCGCCCGATTCTATCGCGATCAAAAACTTTTGGAAATTGGTGAAGGAACCAGCGAAGTACAGCGAATTGTTATTTCACGTGCCTTGGGGTGTTATCAGGATCTCTAA
- the hemH gene encoding ferrochelatase: MIAVFLLDFGGPETLADVRPFLKNLFSDKSIFPIPGGKIGQKIFSTLVSRLRSKRLTEQYRKIGGGSPLPKQSRALAASLEEGFQKANLDIRVFVGMRYTNPDIEEMLRQIYFLKPEGMVVIPMFPQYSTATTLSVFEAFDRAYEKLKCAIPFQKIDSWHDQPDFIAGWCYSIKKGLDAFDPSIRSQVAILFTAHGLPVSFVTERKDPYPEQIKECAKKIMTYLGGENPAYLSYQSKVGPVEWLKPATIDFVKELASRSVRHLLIVPISFLTDHFETLYEINHLIIPEALKAGMKQVVLCEALCHGPYLRKTLEELVLKRWNHFGHLLG, from the coding sequence ATGATCGCTGTATTTTTATTGGATTTTGGGGGGCCTGAGACGTTGGCGGATGTTCGGCCTTTTCTGAAAAATCTTTTTTCTGATAAATCTATTTTCCCGATTCCGGGCGGAAAAATTGGTCAGAAAATTTTTTCCACACTTGTTTCCCGATTGCGCTCCAAACGCCTGACGGAACAATATCGAAAAATTGGCGGAGGGTCTCCGCTTCCGAAACAATCGCGTGCCCTTGCCGCCAGTCTGGAAGAGGGTTTTCAAAAAGCCAATCTGGATATCCGTGTTTTTGTTGGAATGCGCTACACAAATCCCGACATTGAAGAAATGCTCCGCCAAATTTATTTTTTGAAACCGGAAGGGATGGTCGTCATTCCAATGTTCCCTCAATATTCCACCGCCACAACCCTTTCTGTTTTTGAAGCTTTTGACCGAGCTTATGAAAAATTAAAATGCGCCATCCCCTTCCAAAAAATTGATTCATGGCACGATCAACCCGACTTCATCGCAGGTTGGTGTTACAGCATCAAAAAGGGACTCGACGCCTTTGATCCTTCGATCCGCTCTCAAGTCGCCATTCTTTTTACAGCACACGGACTGCCGGTTTCTTTCGTCACCGAACGAAAGGACCCCTATCCGGAACAAATAAAAGAATGCGCCAAAAAAATTATGACGTATCTTGGAGGAGAAAATCCCGCCTATCTTTCGTATCAAAGTAAAGTGGGACCTGTTGAATGGTTAAAACCCGCAACGATCGATTTTGTAAAAGAGCTGGCCTCCAGAAGTGTTCGACACTTACTTATCGTGCCCATCAGTTTTTTGACGGATCATTTCGAAACGCTCTATGAAATAAACCATCTCATTATTCCGGAAGCGTTGAAGGCGGGCATGAAACAGGTGGTTCTCTGTGAAGCCCTCTGTCATGGGCCTTACCTGCGCAAAACGTTGGAGGAGTTGGTTTTAAAACGGTGGAATCACTTCGGGCATTTGCTCGGCTAA
- a CDS encoding ferredoxin--NADP reductase: protein MTVNLPQNEILKLREKFYDATVTDVIAVQPALWIFRIKPDVERPPYMPGQYTTIGLGFWEKCIEGNAPEILKPGEEKKLLRRAYSISHAVVKPDGKLYKEGECDFFEFYVALVLVGGETPTPPRLTPRLFSLKKGDRLSLGPKVTGHYHLKKPYAGNQYFFFSTGTGEAPHNAMVWQLLSGGFQGPIVNCVCTRYRIDQAYRIIHEKLAKEHPNYKVIYLATREKDEPKLYCQDLIEQGLFEKKTGYGFNSSNTHVYLCGNPSMIGRPEVVDGKKVNPTPKGIIEILESRGFTIHTPTQSGNIHFEAYW from the coding sequence GTGACAGTTAATTTACCCCAAAATGAGATATTGAAGTTGCGCGAGAAATTTTATGACGCAACGGTGACCGATGTTATTGCGGTTCAGCCGGCGTTATGGATTTTTCGGATCAAACCGGATGTGGAAAGACCTCCTTATATGCCGGGGCAATACACCACCATCGGGTTGGGGTTCTGGGAAAAGTGCATTGAAGGAAATGCGCCGGAAATATTAAAACCCGGCGAAGAAAAAAAACTGCTCCGCCGCGCCTATTCCATATCGCACGCCGTGGTAAAACCCGATGGCAAATTATATAAAGAGGGGGAATGCGATTTCTTTGAATTTTATGTGGCGCTTGTGTTGGTCGGTGGCGAAACACCAACACCGCCGCGTCTTACCCCGCGACTTTTTTCCCTGAAGAAGGGGGATCGCCTGTCCCTTGGACCCAAGGTGACGGGACATTACCATTTGAAAAAACCGTATGCGGGCAACCAATATTTCTTTTTCTCCACGGGTACCGGTGAGGCGCCGCATAATGCCATGGTTTGGCAATTGTTGTCCGGTGGGTTTCAGGGGCCGATCGTGAATTGTGTTTGTACCCGCTATCGCATTGATCAAGCGTATCGCATCATCCACGAAAAATTGGCCAAGGAGCATCCCAACTACAAAGTAATTTATCTGGCCACGCGGGAAAAAGACGAACCCAAACTTTATTGTCAGGATTTAATTGAACAGGGACTGTTTGAAAAGAAAACCGGTTATGGTTTTAATTCCTCCAACACTCATGTCTATTTGTGCGGCAATCCGTCAATGATTGGCAGGCCGGAAGTGGTCGATGGCAAGAAAGTAAATCCTACACCCAAAGGCATTATCGAAATTCTGGAATCCCGTGGTTTCACCATTCACACGCCCACCCAAAGCGGTAACATTCATTTTGAAGCGTATTGGTAA
- a CDS encoding HEPN domain-containing protein has product MNEKNKKLNIQDEWERALTVIKEARVLAGQHLPEGATSRAYYAAFHATQAVLLTEGLQPKTHQGALYLFNHHFVKRGFIEPEQSQILARAAKYREEADYRHTMIFSEGLAEETIREVSNFLKRMHVFLKQAGYDLPSPI; this is encoded by the coding sequence ATGAATGAAAAAAATAAAAAGCTTAATATTCAGGATGAATGGGAAAGGGCATTGACGGTTATAAAAGAAGCGCGGGTTTTAGCGGGACAACATCTTCCGGAGGGCGCCACATCCAGAGCTTATTACGCCGCCTTCCATGCAACACAGGCAGTGCTTCTCACGGAGGGACTGCAACCCAAAACACATCAAGGCGCTCTTTATTTGTTTAATCATCATTTTGTTAAAAGGGGATTCATTGAACCGGAGCAGTCGCAAATTCTGGCACGCGCCGCCAAGTATCGTGAGGAAGCCGATTACCGCCACACCATGATTTTTAGCGAGGGACTAGCCGAAGAAACAATTCGGGAGGTATCCAATTTTCTGAAACGAATGCATGTTTTCCTCAAACAGGCAGGTTATGATCTCCCCTCTCCGATATGA